The Clavelina lepadiformis chromosome 1, kaClaLepa1.1, whole genome shotgun sequence genome segment atAATAGAACTTAATATAGAATATTTATACAGTGCAGTATATTTCCAATTTCCATTCTAACCGCAGTCTGTAAATTTCAGAAAACCCTTAAACGGATTTAAGAATTACCTATAGATCGAATCATGGTGCACAAGCTACGTGATATAGCTTCAGGATATCACGGATCGAAAGTTTAAAAGTTAGGAGTTATTCCCGGAGAACTTATAGCCATATAGGTTAATGCTCTAATACAagcttttggaaaaaaacttcACTTGATTCTTCTTCTACTAAGCGTTATATTTTGCAACCGATGGTAGCCTATGACATTAATGAAATTTGATGCTTGAccaataagttttaaaacattcaCCTTTTCAAAAATGGTAGAAATTACCCGCACGAATTGACATAGGCTAGTATTTTGATTAACCTATTGTGATTAGCAGCCTGTATCTTCCTGCAGTGTACTTTTCCAGAAGGGGAAGTCCCATTGAccatttttttatcaatttacaattatgcAAGTTTACAatagtgaaaacaaaataatactaTTATAAGGTTAACGTTAGCTTTTGGTACACActacaaagtactttttataaactactgtatatcgTTTCGAATATTAATTATCTGCTGTTAAATAATTATGCAATTGGTGAGATTAGAAATAGGAGGCTTTGTTGATTTTGAGAAAATcgaataaagttttattttttacaataaactttCAGCGATAACTGAGAATCTCTTTTTCACCTACCATTGTCTTCTTCTCCAACATAACAATCAACTTTTCGAACGCATCTTCTGCCGTTCTTAATGAAGCCTACATTGCAAACGCAATCCTCCACAGTACCGGATATTGTACAActggaaaaaaaatcaaattttcagTAAAGTAAAGTGAAAAATCTAATCAAGATCTGAACAAGATGAAACATTGCAAGTTACCTCACTGATGCTGAAGGGCTGTTGCATGTGTCAGGACAGGGGAGGGCGCATCCTTCGTAATGGCTGTTAGGTGGACATTCTAAGCTCGGCCTGCCCAGCTCTTGCCGCCAGTTGCAGAGGTCAGCGCCTTTTTCTTGACATGCTGTGACGTAGCTTTCAATTGCCTTAATAATTCAATTAatagtcaaaaaagtaaaagttattGATTAAAGTTTCCTTTGCTGCGTTCTTAAGAAACGAGCAGACGAATCATACTTTGGTTGCAAAACAAGTTCTTACTTTTGTGATGTCTTCCTCGTAGCCATCGGTAGCACACGCATCAAACACGCAATTATCCATGAAGTTGATTGAATCAACCAAACCCATGCACCGGTCCTCAAGCTTCTTTATCCCGCCGCAGTATTGGGGTCTTTCCCTGAGTTAACAGGgaagaataaaataatatgatACTATATGATACTGTGTAAGTGTGTATGATATTGGAAATGTACATATATACGGTATACTGTGCTGTATatcatactgtatatatgaTACTGACATTATATATGATACTGCAATACTATGATATTGTATGAAATCCACGTTTTCCAAAATCatggttaaaatatttttaccattttcttCTATCGCCAGGAGAACAAAAAAAATGGATCCGGAGTTTCATCGGCACAATCTCCAACCTGGTGACTGTCACCAAACTCATTCACATCATCTGTTACGGTTCCATCAGATTTCTCAAGATCATCACTTTCATCATCGTTGTAATTGCCGCATAACCCATTGATCTGTAAAATCACGCATACCTTAAAGCATGGACATTTTAGATAATTATTCATTATAATAGAAAGCAACGTGAcagaatgaaacaaaaatgtagCAGATAAATCTTCAACCGAACTGACAGACGTGGCTTAGGATTGCAAAACGTGTAGGGAGCTGCGAAACATCTGTTGCCCCCGCAACCTTCTTGAGAGGATGAAGTAGGATCcaaagagagagagagagaaagagagagagagagagagagagctTTACGGAAGTAACCTTTTGTTTGTAGGTGCTTGGTATTTTAACGACCAGTCCATCTCCGTTAAAGCTCACTCTAAGATGATACTTGTGATACTTGAAAAGATGAAAAGCGAAAGTTTCACCTCCCTTATTCAGGCCCTTACGAAGTTAATCACGTTAAGAGTACATTTTAAGAGTGCATTTAAGAGTACATTTTAACAGGCTGAAGCTAAGCAGAGGAGACTTATTACTACAGCGTTACCTTCATATAATCAAGCTAGTTGTCCAGAAGATGTCCCCCAGCAACTAGACATGCCCTTGACTGgagcttacttttttaataggCCGATCAAATGCAAATCGTCACGAGAGTAACAATGTTAATAACGTTTGCAACTCCCGAAATAACGGTCGACTTCGCCGAAGCCCACGTCGCACTATTCGTTACCCAGACGTCGAAacgtattaattgtttattgtgtgaTGCTTCATACTATGTTGTTGACTAATTTCCTATgaggtaatttttttttccatttGAACAACTTGCACAGCGAGGCGATATCTAAAACAGTCTTGCCACAGACACAAGGCATACGACATTTTCAAACTAACTCGATACTAACTATAAACTTATTATTTTAAGCTGTGAACCATTCCCAAACTGCAGTGCTATATATCAAAAAGACATCAATCTAATGATTCACGATATTATCACAcgattttatgacgtcacaaagtaaCATACGATCTGTAGGTATTCTCACTGATATTTCTGTGTCATCTAAAGCTCCATAAATCATTGCTCGAAACAATAACAACGAaaagaagcaaacaaaataattgtgaGGAGGATTTATGCCACTTCAGGCAAGCATGTCCGACAGACATTTTACGACCTGTAAGTACGCATAGATTGTTCAATTTTGGCTCTGCATATCGGACACTCTTTGAGAGCTTTTGCGCACTCGGTGCAACTGCAGAGGTGCCTGCATGGTACAAACACTACCTCAGCAGGTTGATCGAGGCAAATCTTGCATCTCTTCTCTTCCTGCAAATAGCGAATACGTGCTTCCATTGATGGGGTGTCGTCTACGAAGAAGAATTGAAAAGCTCCGTGAAAGATTTATTAAACCGACATACTTGTTGATATCTTTTAAGTAAATTGTGGGAGTGCCCAAGTAACAATtatagaacattgtgattcAAGTAAAGTGACAAGTTTTGAAACCTGACTCACTTGACGTAGAAGCAAAGGCATCATTGCCGGGGGATAAAGTGATTGATGAGTTGGATTGTTCCAACCTATTGTCAAAATAGATGTAAATAACATCGGATTAATGAggttaagaaaataatttttaccgaAACTTATGAAACCGCCCAAAAtggataaataaaaacttgagTTTAATTTAGAATTAATGTCGTAGCTCACACATCTCAACCTGCGCCTTTCAGATGACTTTGACTGCTTTCCTGCACAGAAAGGAACACATGACAcagaatatactgtataacgaTTAGGCAGGAAAATACTTCACTGGCAATAACATATTCATTGGTTCCAGGCCGATTCAAGCCACAAACTATTAAACTAAGAATGAATTTAGGACAACCCAACCAACGACCATGGGTAGAAATGTCCTAATCATCACCAAACATACCTGATGCTGCCAATTTGTTGAAGGCATTTCTTTGCACTGTCCCTTGAATCACAACTGATCCGCAGGATACTAAAACATCGCCTTTTTCTTGAAGAGTTCTCCATCTAAACATATATACATAGCATTGATAGGAACATGAGTATGCTCTGTGTAAGTCATGTACGATACCAGTGTTTTATTGGCTTCAGTCATCTTTAGTCACATTCTCACTTGATTTCACTCGAGTCTGGTTGAAAGTCAAGACGGcgaaaaattttaagcaacaaaatcaaatatttcacatttttatgtaaaaaatattttgttacatttttaggTAACAAAATATCTAAATAAGCTTAGGTACAAATAGGTAATCAGATTATTCTATAAGAAATTACTCTTCtccaaaaaatatcaaccagaTTAATTTGGAAAGAGCCGTTACGCTTTGATAACCGGTTTAATTCAAGGTATGATGTCAGGAAAATCTTCAAGTATTGAGTTACAATTTGAATGGATTCGATGTCGCTCAAGTCGTAAAAAAGACTCGGTCACAAAACTGATGTATACTTCCACATCAGTTAAACGTGTGATAATAAATgcagcaataataataattaatcattgtaATGAGTGGATTGATGTCAAGAAAAAGCCACATCAAcaccaaattaaaaaagtgccAACTGGTAATTACAACTAAATAAACACAGAAAATTATTCAGCAACCGGGAAGTGCAATAAAAGTGACCTGTCTTTGAGATGAGCTGGTTTCCGATACGGCGGGAATTCTACATGATCGAATATCTTCTTCCATTTGCTTTGACCGAACCTCTTCACTCCAGTGATGAGTTTTGCATCCGACGTTGGAGAAAACACCTGAACGAGAGCAAATTAACGACACCAAGAAGGTTGGTCACGTGTACACGTCCGTGTGCTTCGTCTCCTCAACTCACAtgttttgttcttttctttGCCGCGATGTAAAATATTGGATTCAATTTATCAGCAGGTCTGTATGAGAAATATTtgaatgacgtcacgatgacCAGTAGTAGATAAAAATTCACTACAAGCAAATTACTTATTGTTCCTGTCATTGTCTATGTTTTCAGCGTCATCTTCCAACTCGGCGATTTCGTTTTCCATGCGAGGTGACTCAGCATCTTCATCTCGTGCTttgtttgatgatgtcacaatagtTTGGTGATGTctgtgattaaaaaaaaaatttctttacgaaaatataacagaaaataaatCTGTACAAGCGAGTAGCACGCGGCGtgaatactttgttatttgtttgttggAATCCTCAAGCACCGATGCGTGGCGATTGGTTGACTCTGCTTCTGACCGGACAGGACTGGGACTGCAAAAATGGGAGAGAATTTTTTCTGTGGCCAAATAGAATTCAAACCTAAAAGGCAGCACCCAGTGACTGGGGTTGCTCTGCATCCTCACGTCTCTTCCTCTTGCTGTGAAGGCGGCACACTGACCAGGGAAGTCGGACTCATTGAAGGTTGCTCCTCATCACTGATTGACTCGTTCCTCGTCGCTCGAGTAGCATCCATTTCTGATGCAACATTAttgtgatttctatgttatctTGCTAATAAcaaccaaaacattttgaacaaacGAAAAGATTTGGAAATTTGGATACCTTTCACTTCGATTCTTCTTTCTTAATCTTCAACAAACTGAAAGCAAAGATACTCATTAATATGCAGTGTGGCAATATATTATTCATTACTAATTAcaactgttaaaaatttattattaataaaatgaacTAACTCTGCTTATACAAGTTGGAGTGAGAGTTTCCAGGGCTTGTTCGACAAACTGAGCAGTCTGATTCATAAATCGATCGATCACTcgaaatttgattttgctttCAATGGTGCTATTGGCGAATTGGGGaatattatactgtactctgaCTGTTTttagctctatctgatcaacgactaaagctaaattaaaaatagttacaaaactgtaaaaaattcggtccaagccaagtgtgtcccttaagctggctggcaaactgaacagcagtacatgtaaatgtctttcactcttccagcaaaaagggatgcgttatatattcagttcccatttgacaataccctacacgaaattagaaaaaattgacctaatattggcaaatacaaaagaaatcagCGAAACGAAGCGTGAtgttaattgaccgtgggataGAGAAGAGTCAATGatcgaaaacgttataaattatagcatgctgagtttagaactgaagaaacaaagatcggcggcctagaaggttaatgatgcaaagccttttacaactgacacaactcgacttgctgtattgtcaagaaaacgttcctcaatgagcttgattgaggcgcGACCACCaggatgcgcgatattacgtAAAAgatcaaatacagtgcgatgcacaatattacctaagagtcaaatacgagtttctccgttttGAAAGTGCAACTGTTCCACGTAATGCGACGgtggccaatcaagccttccccggtGAATATATCTGCAAAATTCgggtcttctttgtgacttcattgtggtctgtcatgcgtgatgccgcacaatggagttggcgacgtgtgacgacctcagcgcggttggaaagtaacaagtcaaaaCTCGATAGTTACTTTTACACCGTTTGCAGATGTCTGTccaattttcccaccaaacacgcgagcgatcgttttcgcgcgtcttgtggtaaaaaaagatgccagttcccatttgacaataaacttcgggaaaaaaatgacgaccatAGAACCAAAgtctagaaataggttactaggtttgataaaaccataaattttacaaaagaaatgagaaaaataggtcgtaaagttaattcaccgtgggttacagacctaacgatcaaaaacattatcaatcataccatggtgagtttagaactaaagaaactaagaaaggagCCCTAGAAAgcgaatgatgcaaagccttatacaactgaaacaattggaaagctatttttcacccaattttacaaaaagcatttggtaaaacgtcagtcaacacagtcacaggctaatatgccacaaacgcatattggaacaatgtaaattatcggccaatacaaataattggccataattcaaatttttcacacAGAGAAGGTgaggagaaaatattaatatatgactaagGGAGTTTTAATGAAAGTCACTAGGACTGGTTTTATGGGTGTAATTTACTTACAGTTACGATCCCACAATTACGTTGCGACGCGGAAATCGAAGACGCAAGGGAATTGGAACGACTTTCTAGTAGCAATCATTGCGATTTTCATCTTTCTGTTGCTAACTTCAAATTTCGTTTCTTCTAggttctaaagtctaaacaattaattaattattgtttttctgctaCAAACCTCCTCTTCGAAAATAATCGCGTTCCTGTCGCGCCAAATTTGTTGGTTAATTACTGTAACCATTAAAATCGTCTTGCCAAATTTGGCAGCAGAAAGTAGAACCTTAGGAAGTAAAAATGAATagttttataaacatttaattttctcTGGAAAGAACTCAACAACGTTCGAACTTCGAAGCAGCCACGACAGTTATGATAACCaacttcgtgcaatttataTTGTGGcgtcataaatgtttttgaaattaaaagcatTAACGTGACGTGGTCACAATGCTGGTTGCGAGCAACAAAACATATACTTTTGTATTAACactattatttttgtattaacaTTAGTTAgttatctttttcaaaattacaatcGCTTTTACAGCACCGCAGACACTTTTTGGTCTTCACTATTGCCATAAGCATCTTGCCAGTGGCCCTACGCGCCAGTGCAATACAGAGCTACTTGCTGTCTGTATATTGTGTGTGGTGAGTTTATAACCTGACAGAACATGACAAAGATAAATGAGATTTCAAGACAAGAGCTTTCAATGCAgacaacttttattttgtattttccgCTTATATACGCACTCGTGATCTTTTTCTTCTGTAAATGAACTCTTTATGTATCCTATGAGGCTATGatcctgaaaaataaaaataagagaAATACTAATAAATGCAGGAGACAAGTTTCAGCTTTAATCCTACTATAATGATCTGTTATAAACTTGTTAACTAAAGATggacaatttttttaagtgtGAGAAATGAAATGACAAAGTGTAAGGAAGAATATCAGTACAGAAGCTACAAAAACAAGAATTCAATTACCATATTCTAGTTCTTCACTACTTGACTGAGAATTCCTTCTTTCATGAGTCTATAAAAGAAGCTCCGGCAGGAGCCGGGTAGCTGCTGAATGATGCATTGACGAGCCTTCTTCTGTCACTTTCATTAAGAAGGAAAAAATGTCAAGTGCTTCACCGGTcggatttttcaaaaaactgtatTCACCCCGTCGATAGAAGAGCTTTAACAATTCATATTCACCCGAGAACCAAAATTTCATGTTTCCAATTCGAACATCGCTCGTCTCTAACGTGCCGTCTGCCCCCTGCAAAGTAAATCGAAAGTGAGTGAAAAAATTGACTTCTTCATCTGTTCAAGGAATCATAGCAAACACGTTGCAGAAGTGGAAGCGGTGTTCTCAATTCGGAATTCCAAATAGATTCCTCAGAATAAATACCGCTTCCACGGAAACTGCTATCTACCAACCTAACAGGTATAACAAAAACGCATTTTTCCGAAAATCTTGATTGTGAAACGCTCAACAAGAcgactttattggttaaagtaattaaacaacaaatttggcgcgacaggaacgcgattattttggaagatgaggtttgtagcagaaaaacaataattaattaattgtttagactttagaacctagaagaaacgaaatttaaatttagcaACAGAAAGATGAAAATCGCAATGATTGCTACTGGAAAGTCGTTCCAACTCCCTTGCGTCTTCGATTTCCGCGCCGCAACGTAATTGTGGGATCGTAACTGTAAGTAAATTACACCCATAAAACCAGTCCTAGTGACTTTCATTAAAAATCCcttagtcatatattaatatattcTCCTCACCTTCTCTgtgtgaaaaatttgaattatggccaattatttgtattggccgataatttacattgttccaatatgcgtttgtggcatattagcctgtgactgtgttgaatggcgttttaccaaatgctttttgtaaaattgggtgaaaaTTAGCTTTCCAATTGTttcagttgtataaggctttgcatcattcgcTTTCTAGGGctcctttcttagtttctttagttctaaactcaccatggtatgattgataatgtttttgatcgttaggtctgtaacccacggtgaattaactttacgacctatttttctcatttattttgtaaaatttatggttttattaaacctagtaacctatttctagacattggttcattggtcgtcatttttttctcgaagtttattgtcaaatgggaactggcatctttttttaccacaagacgcgcgaaaacgatcgctcgtgtgtttggtgggaaaattggACAGACATCTGGAAACGGTGTAAAAGTAACTATTGAGTTTTGACCTGTTACTTTCCAACCGCGCTGAGGTCgtgaggtcgtcacacgtcgccaactccattgtgcggcatcacgcatgacaaaccacaatgaagtcacaaagaagacccgaattttgaagttatattcaccggggaaggcttgattggccacggtcgcattaCGTGGAACAGTTGCACTTTCAAAATggagaaactcgtatttgactcttaggtaatattgtgcatcgcactgtatttgactTCTTacgtaatatcgcgcatcctGGTGGTCgcgcctcaatcaagctcattgaggaacgttttcttgacaatacagcaagtcgagttgtgtcagttgtaaaaggctttgcatcattaaccttctagcccgccgatctttgtttcttcagttctaaactcaccatgatctaatttataacgttttagATCATTGCCTCTTCTCTATCCCAAGGTCAATTAACATCACGCTTCGTTTCGctgatttcttttgtatttgccaatattaggtcaattttttctaatttcgtgtagggtattgtcaaatgggaactgaatatataacgcatccctttttgctggaagagtgaaagacatttacatgtactgctgttcagtttgccagccagcttaagggacacacttggcttggaccgaattttttacagttttgtaactatttttaatttagctttagtcgttgatcagatagagctaaAAAACAGtcagagtacagtataatattCCCCAATTCGCCAATAGCACCATTGaaagcaaaagcaaatttCGAGTGATCGATCGATTTATGAATCAGACTGCTCGGTTTGTCGAACAAGCCCTGGAAACTCTCACTCCAACTTGTATAAGCAGAGTTAgttcattttattaataataaatttttaacagttgTAATTAGTAATGAATAATATA includes the following:
- the LOC143444329 gene encoding alpha-tectorin-like, coding for MSLVTVTRLEIVPMKLRIHFFCSPGDRRKWERPQYCGGIKKLEDRCMGLVDSINFMDNCVFDACATDGYEEDITKAIESYVTACQEKGADLCNWRQELGRPSLECPPNSHYEGCALPCPDTCNSPSASVSCTISGTVEDCVCNVGFIKNGRRCVRKVDCYVGEEDNGR